A window from Vulpes vulpes isolate BD-2025 chromosome 9, VulVul3, whole genome shotgun sequence encodes these proteins:
- the LOC112912755 gene encoding neurturin, whose amino-acid sequence MQRWKAAALASVLCSSVLSIWMCRDGLLLSHRLGPALAPLRRPPRTLDARIARLAQYRALLQGAPDAVELRQLTPWAGGAAGPRRRAGPRRRRARTGSRPCGLRELEVRVSELGLGYASDETVLFRYCAGACEAAARVYDLGLRRLRQRRRVRRERVRAQPCCRPTAYEDEVSFLDAHSRYHTVHELSARECACV is encoded by the exons ATGCAGCGCTGGAAGGCGGCAGCCTTGGCCTCGGTACTCTGCAGCTCGGTGCTCTCCATCTGGATGTGCCGCGACGGCCTGCTCCTCAGCCACCGCCTGGGACCCGCGCTGGCCCCGCTGCGCCGGCCGCCTCGCACCCTGGACGCCCGGATCGCCCGCTTGGCCCAGT ATCGAGCGCTGCTGCAGGGCGCCCCGGACGCCGTGGAGCTGCGCCAGCTGACGCCCTGGGCCGGCGGGGCCGCAGGACCGCGCCGGCGGGCGGGGCCCCGGCGGAGGCGCGCGCGGACCGGGAGCCGGCCGTGCGGGCTGCGCGAGCTCGAGGTGCGCGTGAGCGAGCTGGGCCTGGGCTACGCGTCCGACGAGACGGTGCTGTTCCGCTACTGCGCAGGCGCCTGCGAGGCGGCGGCGCGCGTCTACGACCTGGGGCTGCGGCGGCTCCGCCAGCGGCGGCGCGTGCGGCGGGAGCGGGTGCGCGCGCAGCCCTGCTGCCGCCCGACGGCCTACGAGGACGAGGTGTCCTTCCTGGACGCGCACAGCCGCTACCACACGGTGCACGAGCTGTCGGCGCGCGAGTGTGCCTGCGTGTGA